In Candidatus Gastranaerophilales bacterium, a single window of DNA contains:
- a CDS encoding DUF1822 family protein, with the protein MELASSRELTITADALKYAKIISAKIENITQRKRAFASIVALDAFADFMLTQDIEVSITKNLFKIAPVNEEFEISDVYFNNWKLDIRIISDNKYLSIPKSHFNYDIVADFYIAINVDKSLKKAELIGFTSKNNISKAIESGDYFIMDTDALESFDSLLEQIKEPKPVDLVDEDHEQFREMFLSYLDEEIPYISKKKMIKHLIDCAECRADFVEFYDFESIVTNSKDYPEILEDKTLGFIGATITEEPQYEGKEEIINIIEPKTEEQDDENDDILDELFDDDDNLAKNETTKDNDEEDKKSSPIVPIVPIVAPIIGGAAIAAPTINAPDIDLDLSFDSQDKKESLNENEDLENLTFEDMLSSNDLGTSQEDDNLEILTENNDISLDDLDDLIEDELQSTPENTTNTDTLDLIEDHTKPSEIVEENQNTDEIIEDSPIKVEETSTEENVIDFSLDDDIKIDDEMITFDDEAKKVNLLEKDINTEEVPSDNTESEEDLDNEMFSLQDFSKAQEKNKAEENNELGFDENISNPELNELSEIEDFSIEDDSSDAFTDNKDLFDTPFENINEDIEITSDIDLSTDENTDISTSNDIFKGTEIKSDIDLSTNEENQQLSDMPVASDDGFEELPEDTTKQKYQEMFEPTDTSNIKLNDFEEIPPVTPENSGDFEDFIAESNTTNKNSDSIVNTEDNEISLSEPQDNAVETIDEEEIAALYDEQTQFQDDKSNLIEMNEKKTPIDKKKMIILSSCLIGCLVLGTILGVGNMMKSGKDKTEAANLEMMDDLNAPPINEAPQGGSHSPMTANELAKAPMADTPRDVNRAMTNVFSDNPSAVTVTKIFWEVSQAMATNKSFAVYLQQAGKNIQTNLRAELVNSTETAYNNKIKVEIKVAKDNKLKEVSVLDSSGSDQIDNIVLQTIKETLPYIKVPQLSKTEENKLSTQTKAALFNKDNLYDLKLVINF; encoded by the coding sequence ATGGAATTAGCAAGTAGCAGAGAATTGACGATTACAGCAGATGCTTTAAAATATGCCAAAATAATTTCGGCAAAAATTGAGAACATAACCCAAAGAAAACGAGCTTTCGCTTCTATTGTCGCATTAGACGCTTTCGCTGATTTTATGCTTACTCAAGATATTGAAGTCAGCATTACAAAAAATTTATTCAAAATAGCACCTGTAAACGAAGAATTTGAAATCTCCGACGTCTACTTCAACAACTGGAAATTAGACATAAGAATAATCTCCGATAACAAATATCTTTCTATTCCAAAATCTCATTTCAACTATGACATAGTGGCTGATTTTTATATCGCAATAAATGTTGATAAAAGCCTAAAAAAAGCCGAACTCATTGGCTTTACTTCAAAAAACAATATTTCAAAAGCAATTGAATCAGGTGACTATTTCATCATGGACACAGATGCTCTTGAATCATTCGATAGTTTGCTCGAACAAATAAAAGAACCTAAACCTGTTGATTTGGTAGATGAAGACCACGAACAGTTCAGAGAAATGTTTTTATCATATTTAGATGAAGAAATCCCTTACATAAGCAAAAAGAAAATGATTAAACATCTTATTGATTGTGCTGAATGCAGAGCTGATTTTGTCGAATTTTATGACTTTGAATCAATCGTCACAAACAGCAAAGATTATCCTGAAATATTAGAAGACAAAACTCTCGGCTTTATCGGGGCAACAATTACAGAAGAACCGCAATATGAAGGCAAAGAAGAAATTATAAACATTATTGAGCCTAAAACTGAAGAACAAGATGACGAAAATGACGATATCTTAGATGAGCTTTTTGATGACGATGACAACCTAGCTAAAAATGAAACTACTAAAGATAATGACGAAGAAGACAAAAAATCCTCACCAATCGTTCCGATTGTGCCAATTGTAGCACCAATCATAGGAGGAGCCGCAATCGCTGCTCCGACAATTAATGCTCCTGATATAGATTTAGATTTAAGCTTTGACTCGCAAGACAAAAAAGAATCACTAAACGAAAATGAAGATTTGGAAAATCTGACTTTTGAAGATATGCTCTCATCTAACGACCTCGGAACAAGTCAAGAAGATGATAACCTTGAAATTCTAACAGAAAATAATGACATAAGCCTTGATGACCTTGATGATTTAATTGAAGATGAGCTTCAATCTACTCCTGAAAACACTACAAATACAGACACTCTGGACTTGATTGAAGACCACACTAAACCCTCTGAAATAGTTGAAGAAAATCAAAATACTGATGAAATTATTGAAGACTCACCAATCAAAGTTGAAGAAACTTCCACAGAAGAAAATGTTATAGACTTTTCACTCGATGATGACATTAAAATCGATGATGAAATGATTACTTTTGATGACGAAGCAAAAAAAGTCAACCTCTTAGAAAAAGACATCAATACAGAGGAGGTTCCATCTGATAACACCGAATCAGAAGAAGATTTAGACAATGAAATGTTTTCACTGCAAGATTTCTCAAAAGCACAAGAAAAAAACAAAGCAGAAGAAAATAACGAGCTTGGATTTGACGAAAACATCTCCAACCCGGAATTAAACGAACTTAGCGAAATTGAAGATTTCTCTATCGAAGATGACTCATCAGATGCATTCACTGATAACAAAGATTTATTTGATACCCCTTTTGAAAATATCAACGAAGATATTGAAATCACCTCTGATATTGATTTATCAACAGATGAAAATACGGATATTTCAACTTCAAATGACATATTTAAAGGAACTGAAATCAAATCCGATATAGATTTGTCAACCAATGAAGAAAATCAACAACTCTCAGATATGCCCGTAGCATCAGATGATGGTTTTGAAGAATTACCTGAAGATACAACTAAACAAAAATATCAAGAAATGTTTGAGCCGACTGATACTTCAAACATTAAACTTAATGATTTTGAAGAAATTCCGCCTGTAACACCTGAAAACTCAGGCGATTTTGAAGATTTTATAGCAGAATCAAATACCACGAACAAAAACAGCGATTCTATCGTAAACACTGAAGACAATGAAATATCACTCTCAGAACCTCAAGATAACGCTGTTGAAACAATAGATGAAGAAGAAATCGCCGCCCTTTATGATGAACAAACTCAATTCCAAGATGACAAGTCTAATTTGATTGAGATGAATGAGAAAAAAACACCTATTGATAAAAAGAAAATGATAATCTTATCCTCATGCTTAATCGGTTGTTTGGTTCTCGGCACTATACTCGGCGTCGGGAATATGATGAAATCCGGCAAAGATAAAACCGAAGCTGCAAATCTTGAAATGATGGACGACCTTAACGCACCTCCGATTAATGAAGCCCCTCAAGGTGGCAGTCATTCCCCTATGACAGCCAATGAACTTGCAAAAGCACCTATGGCAGACACACCAAGAGATGTAAACAGAGCCATGACTAACGTATTCAGCGACAACCCGTCTGCTGTTACTGTAACAAAAATATTCTGGGAAGTATCTCAAGCTATGGCGACTAATAAATCCTTTGCTGTTTACCTTCAACAAGCCGGTAAAAATATTCAAACAAACTTGAGAGCAGAACTCGTGAACTCAACAGAAACAGCCTACAACAACAAAATAAAAGTTGAAATAAAAGTTGCAAAAGATAACAAACTTAAAGAAGTTAGCGTTCTCGATTCAAGCGGTTCTGACCAAATTGATAACATTGTGTTACAAACTATTAAAGAAACTTTACCCTACATAAAAGTTCCACAACTCTCTAAAACCGAGGAAAACAAGCTATCCACACAAACAAAGGCTGCTCTTTTTAACAAAGATAACCTTTATGATTTAAAATTGGTAATAAATTTCTAA